ATATTCCTTCTCCACTGATCATCTCACTGGTATATATTCAACTTTTTAAGTTCATCACAACGTTCTCTTTCACCCCCTCTCTCTGCTTACTTCTGTGCTGATTtgcatataaatttaataatgttGTATAAAGTTGCTAGCCCGTCGGAGTATCTGGTGATAACCGGAGTTGGCATCTCAGACATAAAGCTAGCCAAAAAGGGATGGATCCTCCCCGGCCAGTCGTGTTCTGTCTTCGATGTTTCACCGGTCAACTACACCTTCGAAGTCCAAGCTATGAGTGCAGAGAAGCTCCCTTTTGTCCTTCCTGCTGTCTTCACTATTGGCCCTCGTGTAGATGATGAGCAAAGCCTCTTCAGATACGCGAAGCTAATTTCTCCACACGACAAACTTTCTAACCATGTTAAAGAGCTTGTCCAGGGTATCATTGAAGGTGAAACTAGAGTCCTCGCTGCTTCCATGACCATGGAAGAGATTTTCAAAGGAACTAAAGACTTTAAACAGGAAGTGTTTGAGAAAGTTCAGCTTGAACTTAATCAGTTTGGATTGTTAATATATAACGCTAATGTTAAACAACTTGTCGATGTTCCTGGGCATGAGTACTTCTCTTACTTGGGTCAAAAGACTCAAATGGAGGCTGCAAATCAAGCTAGAATTGATGTAGCAGAGGCGAAAATGAAGGGAGAGATAGGATCAAAGCAAAGGGAAGGTCGGACACAACAAAATGCGGCGAAAATCGATGCAGAAACGAAGATAATAGCGACACAACGACAAGGAGATGGAAAGAAGGAGGAGATAAAGGTGAAGACTGAGGTTAAGATTTATGAGAACCATAGAGAGGCAGAGGTTGCAGAGGCCAACGCTGATTTGGCAAAGAAGAAGGCCGGATGGTCCATGGAGGCGCAGGTGGCAGAGGTGGAAGCAACAAAGGCTGTGTCACTGAGGGATGCTGAATTGCAAATGGAGGTGGAGAGAATGAATGCTTTGACTAGAACTGAGAAGCTTAAGGCTGAGTTTCTAAGCAAGGCTAGTGTGGAGTATGAAACCAAGGTAATTTTTGTCACCATATAATTTCTCAAAAGCTAATTTACCTTCAATTCGATTTAAGCtaaaacaaaagggtaaaaagtAAGTTCAGCAGACAATCATTTTGAATTGCTTCTAACCcaatttgttttacataaaaGGTTCAAGAAGCAAACTGGGAGCTGTATAGGAAACAGAAAGCAGCAGAAGCAATTCTCTACGAAAAGGAGAAAGAGGCTGATGCACAAAAAGCAATAGCAGATGCAACATTCTATTCCAGACAACAAGTTGCTGATGGAGAACTATATGCCAAGCAAAAGGAAGCTGAAGGGCTTGTAGCACTTGCACAAGCACAAGGAGTCTATCTACGCACCCTTCTAGACGCATTAGGCGGCAATTATGCTGCATTAAGAGATTACTTAATGATCAACAGCGGAATGTATCGAGAGATTGCTAAGATAAACTCAGACGCAGTTCAAGGGCTGCAGCCAAAAATCAGCATTTGGACTAACGGAAACAGTGGGGAGACAAACGATGGAGCTGGGGCAGGCAATGCAATGAAGGAGGTTGCTGGAGTTTATAAAATGCTACCACCATTGTTTAAGACTGTTCAAGAGCAAACTGGAATGCTGCCACCGGCATGGATGGGCTCATTAACCGACTCTAGCAACTCTAATGTGAAATGAACCGTGCTTGCGGCAGATTGGTGAGCTTGTGAATTTGTTAACATTAACAAGCATTCAATTTCCTCTCCGATTACTTGTGTGAGTGTGTATGTGTCTGTTTTTTTGTTGCGAATAATATggttaatattttcttatgtaATCAAATGAATGTAATTCTTATAATTCCTTTATTTCCTTTTGTATCAAGCCAGGTTTAAATGTAAACACAAAGTTGTAAATAGGAAGGGGAGaagatattaaattatgaaatttttgcACTTGGTAACCTTCGGATGGTGCCCTCAAGGGTGCAGGAAAATTAgacaatgtttatttt
The Populus nigra chromosome 3, ddPopNigr1.1, whole genome shotgun sequence genome window above contains:
- the LOC133689153 gene encoding flotillin-like protein 4, giving the protein MLYKVASPSEYLVITGVGISDIKLAKKGWILPGQSCSVFDVSPVNYTFEVQAMSAEKLPFVLPAVFTIGPRVDDEQSLFRYAKLISPHDKLSNHVKELVQGIIEGETRVLAASMTMEEIFKGTKDFKQEVFEKVQLELNQFGLLIYNANVKQLVDVPGHEYFSYLGQKTQMEAANQARIDVAEAKMKGEIGSKQREGRTQQNAAKIDAETKIIATQRQGDGKKEEIKVKTEVKIYENHREAEVAEANADLAKKKAGWSMEAQVAEVEATKAVSLRDAELQMEVERMNALTRTEKLKAEFLSKASVEYETKVQEANWELYRKQKAAEAILYEKEKEADAQKAIADATFYSRQQVADGELYAKQKEAEGLVALAQAQGVYLRTLLDALGGNYAALRDYLMINSGMYREIAKINSDAVQGLQPKISIWTNGNSGETNDGAGAGNAMKEVAGVYKMLPPLFKTVQEQTGMLPPAWMGSLTDSSNSNVK